A window of the Gossypium hirsutum isolate 1008001.06 chromosome A03, Gossypium_hirsutum_v2.1, whole genome shotgun sequence genome harbors these coding sequences:
- the LOC107887488 gene encoding putative disease resistance protein RGA1: protein MAESFAFKIAAKVLEKLGSVAYERICVAWGVREEFEKLKLTLAAIRAVVLDAEQQQARSQELSLWLQRFKDACYDVEDLIDEFEIQEWRRQVLEQGSTRRKVRHFFSGSNPLAFRFRMGYKIKKANERLNEIAAEKARFHLTEKHETNVIHRERETYSFVKTSSVIGRDEAKQLLVNFLMDPTDGEDIPVLPIVGIGGIGKTTLAQLVFNEESVKSHFELRIWVCVTEDFDIKQLMIKIIKSATGMNCKDMNKEGLHKVLQDCLNGKRFLMVLDDVWNEDKKKWSELKDLLCGGAQGSRIIVTTRSRKVATVIGTTPQYDLEHLSYENCLSLFLKLAFKEGEEKHDNLVRIGEGIVQKCKGVALAVKTLGSLLCSTRIQHDWELVRDCELWKLKQEENDILPALKLSYDHLPWYLKCWCKRQQQKREQEHRT from the coding sequence ATGGCTGAATCCTTTGCATTCAAGATCGCCGCAAAAGTATTGGAGAAACTAGGGAGTGTTGCCTATGAAAGAATTTGCGTGGCATGGGGTGTTCGGGAGGAGTTTGAAAAGCTTAAGCTGACCCTAGCTGCTATCAGAGCTGTGGTCCTGGATGCTGAACAACAACAGGCTCGTAGCCAGGAGCTCAGTCTTTGGCTACAAAGGTTCAAAGATGCTTGCTACGACGTGGAAGATTTGATAGACGAGTTCGAGATCCAAGAGTGGAGGAGGCAAGTCCTGGAACAGGGAAGCACTAGAAGGAAGGTACGCCATTTTTTTTCTGGCTCTAACCCTTTGGCATTTCGCTTTAGGATGGGCTATAAGATCAAAAAGGCAAACGAGAGGTTGAATGAGATTGCAGCTGAAAAGGCCAGGTTTCATCTCACTGAAAAACATGAGACTAATGTCATACATCGTGAGAGGGAAACCTACTCCTTTGTTAAGACATCTAGTGTTATCGGTCGAGATGAAGCTAAACAACTCCTAGTAAACTTCTTAATGGATCCAACTGATGGGGAAGATATCCCTGTCCTTCCCATAGTTGGGATAGGAGGTATTGGGAAAACTACCCTTGCCCAATTGGTGTTTAATGAGGAGAGTGTGAAGTCGCATTTTGAATTGAGAATTTGGGTGTGTGTTACAGAGGATTTTGACATCAAACAACTGatgataaaaatcattaaatccgCCACTGGTATGAACTGCAAGGACATGAATAAGGAGGGATTACATAAAGTTTTACAAGATTGTTTGAATGGTAAAAGATTTTTAATGGTACTAGATGATGTCTGGAACGAGGACAAGAAGAAATGGAGTGAGCTGAAAGATTTGTTGTGTGGGGGAGCCCAAGGGAGTAGAATCATAGTCACAACTCGTAGCCGCAAAGTGGCTACAGTCATAGGCACAACACCTCAATATGATTTAGAGCATCTTTCTTATGAGAATTGTCTATCTTTGTTTCTTAAACTTGCCTTTAAAGAAGGCGAAGAGAAACATGACAATCTTGTAAGAATCGGGGAAGGAATTGTTCAAAAATGCAAAGGGGTTGCTTTGGCCGTGAAGACTTTAGGCAGCCTACTCTGTTCAACAAGGATACAACATGATTGGGAACTTGTGAGAGATTGTGAACTATGGAAGTTGAAACAGGAGGAAAATGACATCTTGCCTGCTCTAAAACTAAGTTATGATCATTTGCCCTGGTATTTAAagtgttggtgcaagaggcagcaacaaaAGAGAGAACAAGAGCACAGAACATGA
- the LOC107887487 gene encoding putative disease resistance protein RGA1, with protein MCHVWNEDKKKWSELKDLLCGGAQGSRIIVPTRIRNVATITGTILPCDLEHLSYENCLSLFLKLAFKEGEEKQHDNLVRIGEEIVQKCKGVALAVKTLGSLLCSTRVQHDWELVRESELWKLKQEENDMLPALKLSYEHLPWYLKQCFAFCSVFPKDFEFYYSYLIRLWMANGFLQSPYENEDPEDIGNRYIQELLSRSFFHQFEDDYLFPTLKMHDLVHDLALSVAQNEVNSYEGGKADSESLIAAVISRSKHLRVLDLGNCSLEQLPNNIRYLKQLRFLNLSYNGNIKGLPNSICNLKSLQTLNLGGCRGSEELPKDIRYLISLRELRVTTKQTRLQENGISCLTSLRTLIFSECENLEKLFEDIQNLTALRELIIRGCKNLVSLPQGLKYLTALELLVIWNCEKLDLTMEELELERKEGGSLRKLVVRGVPKLESLPQWILLGSIQTLQQLFISNLNNLWTLPIWFQHLTSLQSLEIKCCPKLSVLPEGMQHLTALKRFMIRGCPKLSKRCIEETGEDWPKIAHVPDFYCGDFKTTTNDK; from the exons ATGTGTCATGTCTGGAACGAGGACAAGAAGAAATGGAGTGAGCTGAAAGATTTGTTGTGTGGGGGAGCCCAAGGGAGTAGAATAATTGTCCCAACTCGTATCCGCAATGTGGCTACAATCACAGGGACAATCCTTCCATGTGATTTAGAGCATCTTTCTTATGAGAATTGTCTATCATTGTTTCTTAAACTTGCCTTTAAAGAAGGTGAAGAGAAACAACATGACAATCTTGTAAGAATCGGGGAAGAAATTGTTCAAAAATGCAAAGGGGTTGCTTTGGCCGTGAAGACTTTAGGCAGCCTACTCTGTTCAACTAGGGTACAACATGATTGGGAACTTGTGAGAGAGAGTGAACTATGGAAGTTGAAACAGGAGGAAAATGACATGTTGCCTGCTCTAAAACTAAGTTATGAACATTTGCCCTGGTATTTAAAGCAATGTTTTGCCTTTTGTTCAGTTTTTCCAAAAGATTTTGAATTCTATTATTCCTATTTGATCAGATTGTGGATGGCAAATGGCTTTTTGCAATCACCATACGAAAATGAAGATCCAGAAGATATTGGGAATCGGTATATACAAGAGTTACTATCAAGATCTTTCTTCCATCAATTTGAAGATGACTATTTATTTCCCACCTTGAAAATGCATGATTTAGTACATGATCTTGCATTATCAGTGGCGCAAAATGAGGTGAATTCAT ATGAAGGCGGCAAGGCTGATAGCGAATCTCTTATTGCAGCAGTCATCTCAAGGTCTAAACATTTGAGGGTGTTAGATTTGGGTAACTGCAGTTTAGAGCAATTGCCAAACAACATACGTTATTTAAAGCAGTTGAGATTTTTGAACCTATCCTACAATGGAAATATAAAAGGACTTCCAAATTCCATTTGCAATTTGAAGAGTTTGCAAACACTTAACCTTGGTGGATGTAGGGGAAGTGAAGAGTTACCAAAAGACATAAGGTACCTGATTAGCCTTAGAGAATTAAGGGTAACAACAAAGCAGACGCGTTTGCAAGAGAATGGAATATCGTGCCTAACTTCTCTTCGAACGTTGATCTTTTCTGAGtgtgaaaatttagaaaaattgtttGAAGACATTCAAAACCTAACAGCCCTCCGAGAATTGATCATCAGGGGATGCAAAAACTTGGTTTCATTGCCACAAGGTTTAAAATACCTAACTGCATTAGAACTTTTGGTAATTTGGAATTGTGAAAAGCTTGATCTCACTATGGAGGAGTTGGAACTTGAGAGGAAAGAAGGTGGTAGCCTTAGAAAATTGGTAGTCAGAGGAGTGCCAAAGCTGGAGTCACTACCCCAATGGATTCTTCTAGGATCCATCCAAACTTTGCAGCAATTGTTCATCAGCAACTTGAATAATCTCTGGACGTTACCAATATGGTTCCAACATCTCACATCACTTCAAAGTCTTGAAATTAAATGTTGCCCAAAGCTGTCGGTTCTGCCCGAAGGGATGCAACACCTCACTGCACTCAAAAGATTCATGATTAGAGGATGTCCAAAATTAAGCAAAAGATGCATTGAAGAAACCGGTGAAGACTGGCCTAAGATTGCTCATGTCCCTGACTTTTATTGTGGTGACTTCAAGACAACAACAAATGACAAATag